A window of the Lactuca sativa cultivar Salinas chromosome 5, Lsat_Salinas_v11, whole genome shotgun sequence genome harbors these coding sequences:
- the LOC111908076 gene encoding uncharacterized mitochondrial protein AtMg00810-like codes for MLVVVSHEKEKIKTALIPYCTDATLIHNFIKQLHKVFSLKDLGDLHYFLGIQITHQASAVTLSQTNYIKEILHKTKMQDAASVSTPADCQTKLTLEGEAFSEAKLYRQVVGSLQYATITRPDIAYVVNRVCQYMHNPTVKHWQAVKRIIRYLNGTLHHYLHFSPTRSTSLLAYSDSGWISDSDDSRSQYGFAIYHGSNLISWTSRKQRMVARSSTEAEYRSLAYTTAELLWIKHLLSDLVVPFTKPPLLLCHNVGVVFMTKNPVIRTRQNILLWMFTSYVNK; via the coding sequence GTACAGATGCCACCCTAATACATAATTTCATTAAGCAATTACACAAGGTGTTTTCTCTCAAAGACTTGGGTGATCTACATTATTTTCTTGGGATACAAATTACTCATCAAGCATCTGCTGTTACACTCAGTCAAACAAATTACATTAAAGAAATACTACATAAAACCAAGATGCAAGATGCAGCTTCCGTTTCTACTCCCGCTGATTGTCAAACCAAACTAACTCTGGAAGGAGAAGCATTTTCTGAAGCAAAACTGTATCGACAGGTTGTTGGATCTTTGCAATATGCCACGATTACACGTCCCGACATAGCTTATGTTGTAAATCGCGTTTGCCAATATATGCACAATCCCACTGTCAAGCATTGGCAAGCAGTGAAGCGAATTATTAGGTATCTCAATGGTACACTTCATCACTACCTTCACTTCTCCCCAACAAGATCCACCTCATTGCTAGCTTACTCTGATTCTGGTTGGATATCTGATTCGGATGATAGTCGAAGTCAATATGGTTTTGCAATTTATCATGGGTCAAACTTAATCAGTTGGACTTCACGCAAACAAAGAATGGTAGCTCGATCAAGCACTGAGGCGGAATATCGATCTCTTGCATATACAACTGCTGAACTTCTATGGATTAAACACTTGCTTTCTGATCTTGTAGTTCCCTTCACCAAGCCTCCTCTTCTTCTCTGTCACAATGTTGGTGTTGTATTCATGACCAAGAACCCTGTCATTCGCACCCGTCAAAACATATTGCTTTGGATGTTCACTTCATACGTGAACAAGTAG